A segment of the Prochlorococcus marinus CUG1416 genome:
GCAAGCCAATAAAGGTCATCTTTTTGAGGACTCAATATTAGAAGCTTACCGCCTAACCTAAAATTAATATTATTTTCACCTAAGTAGGTCGAATATAAATTTGAATTTTTACTTCCGCTAAAGTTTAAATCATTAAAACTACCAATATTTAGAAGCTCTAATTGGAATATATTTGATAAAGAATAACCATAAGAGCCAAATAAATTACCTCTACTATCATAGTTAAAAAGTATTTGTGAAGTTCCAGCTCTTGGTATCAAGGCATTATTTACAGTAATCCCACTATTACTAATAAATCTATCTCTCTCATTTAGAGGATTAAGATATGTATCCTCGCCGTGGGGTTTATAAGTAATATTGGCAGAGTAAAGTGGAAGGTTATCTGAGGGAATAGTAAGCAATCCAGTAGAGGGAGAAGCTCCGTATGAGTTTGTTATTTTTCCTTCAATTCCAATCTTAGAATTAATATCCCATCCCAAACCAAAACTATATATACTCTTTCTAGAGTAGTTTAAATCACTATCAAAATAATTATTACCTGGACCTAAAGGAGTCGTATATGAGAAAAGAAGATTAAGATCTTCAGCCGCATTAAAGATAATGCCACTTCCAATATAGAAATTATTACCATACGCATTTTTTCCAATTCCTTTGGAACCTAATTTCTCAGGCAAAAATGTGATGCCGGGGACAATTAAAGCAGTAAAGTTTTCATTTAAATTTTTTGATATTGGGAAAGATAAAGCTCCAACTAGATCTTCAAATTTGTCTTTACCAAGTGAACTATCACTTTGATTAAATATACTTTTTGAGGTTTCAGATCCACTAGCATGTCTCCAATATTCAAGAGTAGATACTAATGACAATCCAAATTCAAAATCTTCCTCATCTATTAATTTTTTCTTAAATGAAAGTCCATAATTTTGCCAATAATAGTTAATTTTCTGACCGTCTACTAAGTTATATAGATCATCATCAGCTCCCGTTATATAAAGAGAAAGAAGGGAAGAATCTGAAATTCCGTAATCAAAAACGAATGAGGGATTTTGCTGCCCAATACCATCCGAGGCACCTCCATCAAAAGATGATTTCCACCTTATAGAGGTTTGAAAATTACCATAGTCAAGGAAATTATTGAGTGGCAAAAAAGGTTCGAGTTCCGTTATCTGAGGAACTGATATTTTTGAGGATTCATATATTTTTTCTTCGTTTGATGAATTCGTACTATTTTTTATTAAACCTTGTTTATTTTTATTTCCAAAATAAAATTCATCATTTTTGTAGGATTTCCAGATAATCTTTTGCAATGGTTTAGATTTATTTTCATCTACCTTTTTCCAATTAATCGAATTTAATTTAGAAGAATCTTCTTTTGCTTTACCTGCAAAGACTCCCACAAAATTCAATAATTGACTAATTAAAAATATATAAAAAACTATCCTCATATTAACAAATTCTAAAACTTACCTTCTAACATCCAATTATACAAAAAAAAAACTATAATTATCAATCTTAAATTTCCCAAGATAATAATTCACCAGGGTATACAACTAATATTGTAAATAGTTCTATATTTTGGTCTAAACTTATCTACATATAAGTTGGAATAAAATGTAGTTGAAAATTTCATAAATTCAATAATACCTAAAGAAAGATTCCACTAAGCATTCCCGATGATTAAATAAAGAAAAATATAATATAAAAATGAACCTAAAAATGTGTTGATTAGGATAACTTTTTTTTTGATTTTTGAGGAGGCAATAATATAGCTTCCTAAGACGTGAGGTATTATTGGGAAAGATCTTATGATTAAGATATAAAAGGATCTAAAGGTGACATTTTCAAAAAATTTATAAAAATAATTTTTCTTTGGTTTTTTCAGAAACAATATATTTCCAGAAAATCTGAATTTAATTTTTCTCAAAATAAGAACCTGAATTACACTTAAAATGGTTAAAGCAGGAGAAAAAAATAAAACATAATATAACCCAAAAAGTTTTACTAATATAAAGTCAAAAATAATCGAAAAAGGAAGACCTAAAAATATAGAAATTATATTCAAAGCTATCAAATATTTGTATTGAATATTATTTACTATTGATTCAATATCATAGGTATATTTAGATATTAAAGCCAAAAAATAAACCAATAAATAGGTAAAAAATACTTTAAAAATTACTGACTTAAAATTCATATTTTTTTAACAAATAAGATCAAATATTCCAAATAATTATCAAAAATAAGTAATTCAAAAAGATCCCCTTTTTAAGTTAACGCTCATTAAAATATATATGTTAAGGTAGCATCTTTTTTGTTTTTCTTTAATAAAATATATCTTGCAAATCTTGAATAAGTTTTCTATCTCTGAAATAGAAATATTTTAATTAATAAAATGAGAGGGTTAAATCCTAGTTGCATACCATCAAGGAAGATATAGAACTATATATAATTAAAACTTTAACTTTTAATTCATTCCCCGTCACTAAATTCGGTATAGAAAATAACACTTGGAAAGAAATAGGAAAATCAATAAAAGTAGTGAGTTTGCATAAAAAAAGACCTCTATTTCTAGAGGTCTTTCTTGGTGTTACCAAATCAAGTGTTTCCTTGTTTCCACTGTTTTAGTAAAACCACTCCTTCACACACTTTTAAAATATGACATTTTTTTCTTTTTCGTGGAAGGGCGAATGGGATATTACTAAACTGTCACATCTACAAGTTGTCTATTGCAGTATATTTGTCATTAAAAACACCCTAATTTAGACAGAAGGGTGTTTAGTTATCAAAAATTAGTTTGTGAGCAGTTTCTGATAAATATAATTTAATGGCAGAAGGTATCAAATATCTACACTATTAATTACTAATTGTTTTCCAAAAATAGATAAAGATTTGAAAACTGGTTTTTAGTATCTACTATTGCGGTACTTGTTGACATCAACTTCCATCCTGCAGAATTACTTTTTTCATAATTAATGCAATTTCGTTTTCTTGTCTTTGAGTATTTGCATTTCCTACTGCGTAATATATCAATATCATTTTCTACTTTTGCCATTTTTCAAGGTGATGCTTTATTTAGAATTAATATGACTAAACCTTTCATCTTTAATTGGAGAACTTAGGTAGGGTGGTTGAAAATAATTCTTATATGGTATTACCTTCTCCTCAGATTGCGATTGGATTACTGCTTATAAGTATTGGAATAGTAGTTACTTTTGATATCAAAATTGATTTATTCAAAAGTAAATTAGTTAAAGAAAAAAGTTAGATATCTGGGAAAATAACTATATTAATTAGATTAAGAATAAAAAACATCCTGTAATAAATCCACTTAAATGACCTAATAAACTTACCCCTGGCAAGAAAGAAAAAATCAACCCTATAAGGCATATTGTCTTTGACATTTTTTGAACTTCATAATTGGATTTAAAACCTATTTCTTTACCTAAAAAATAACTCTTTCCATAAAAAGAAGTTAATAGTAGGAATCCAAAAAAAGCATAAATTATTCCACTAAATCCTAAAGCGGCATAATTTGGATATATATTAAAATAAGATAAAATCTTTTCGTAAAACCAGATAATAAAAAAATTTAAAAAAGAACAAATTAAAATAAATTTTAAATAAAAAAATCTGCTTTTAATTCCGAGTCTCATCAAGAAATATCTAGTGATGATTATTCCACCAAGATTACTTAATAAATGATTTAAATCTGCATGGATTAGAATTGATGTGAAAATCCTATGGGGTTGATCACTAATTAATCTTGGTACAAAGTAAAAATATTCTTTATCAATAACACCAATTAAATCTGTAAAAATAAAAACTGAGATTAAAAAAAATCCAGTCACAAGAAACTGCCAATCATATTTAAAGATTGAATTATTAAAAGGCATTTTTTAGTTTTAAATAAAAAAACATCTTCTTAAATAGAAGAAAAGACCCTTGTCAGGGTCTTCATTGATATCTTAATTTATATTACCTTTAGTAAACTTTGCAATGAGAACTTGTTGGGTGGTCTATGCATTCTTTTTCCCAATAATCTTGTCTTTGATCTTTAGGTAGTTGATAATTAAAATCATGCATTCTCCAAATATCTGAAGTTGCATTTCTAAGGGCAGTGAATGGAGTAGTTAGTCTCATAAAACCTCCTATATCTCTACTAATTAATTATCCTCCTATTCATTTGAAATTAATAGAGTATTAATACTCGAGTATTAGTGCTTTGTGGATGTCTCAACTTTCTATTCCCATTCAGTAGTAGTAGAAATAATTCACTATTCAAAAGCACTTAATCTAATTTGTGGACAGAGAGGTGACTAAGACTAGAAGAGGGGGTTTGTTTGCCCTCTTATTTTTTTTGAATTTTATTCGTGTTTTTTGCTAAAGGATTAATCTTACAAAGTAAATCATAAAATTTCTTATTCAAAAGATAATGATTAAAATCTTTTTGGATGCGTTCAAAAAGTATGTAGGGAAAGTATGAGCACTAAATGGGATGACAAATCTTGGCAGAAAGATTTCTTAAATATGAAGTCACATTCCCCCTCAGATGCGAAACTCTTAATGGGAGTTGTAAAAGGATTAAAAGATGCATGGCGTCTAGGTGTTCTGCATGTTGAATACGAAAGACTGAAGAAAATTCAGGAGGAACAGCAACAGCAATGAAAGAAAAATTTAACTGGCAGAAAGAATTATTAGAAAGTGGAAAATTTAATGATAAATTTTCAAAAAATCTTCTAGAGCATGGAGCAAAAAACTTTATGCAAGGAATCTATCTTGGATATATGTACTCAAGATGGAGAAAAATAAGAGGTTTAAATAAATATGATCCTGTAGAGAATGCAGGTCAAATGCAATCATTATTCAAAGATTTTGAAAAAAAATCAAATGAAGATGATACGTAATTCCCTATAAAATAATCAGAATCACTCATTATTAACAAGAGATCTCAAGGAATCCACCAACACCATATTTCGTCAATCAAATATCCACCAAAACATTAAAGATATCCCCCACCACATCCAACAAAACTTATAAAAATAAAAACCAACACTATTTAAACTGATATTTTCTAGAACTCTTCTCTATCATTGCAATTTGAACTAGAACTCAAGAAATCAAGAGTACTAGTTATCCTATTAAACCGGAGAGGGTGTTCATAGAGTGATTTTAATATGAACAGTCCTGAACAGGTCTGAACAGGTTTTTAATAAAAAAATTTAAATATCACAAACATATCACAAACACACAACACAAAAATACTTAACTAAAGTCAAACAATATAATTTATTTTTTTGTTTGAAAAAATTTTCAGAAATTATAACTTGTTGAATTTCTCTGCCGCGATACAAACAGGTTCTCCCATGCCAATTTCTCTAGTCTTTTTTTTACCATTCAGTGCTGAAGCGCAAACATAGGATGATTTATTATAAGTATATTTATATCCTGCCAAATTTTTAATAACTCCACTTCCACTGCAATACCACAGGTTCCCATCAGGGTATGATTCTTTCCTACAAGAAACATTTTCTTTTTTAAATTTTACTGTAGAACCATTTGATAATTTTATCTTTGCTTCACCTCCAAATAAAACTGCATTACCAAGAAAGATAATTATTATTCCTCCTCCAATTTTAGTAATGTACTTATTTTTATTGTTTCTTCCATACCAAGATAAAAAGTTCTTCTTATATGGATCGATAAACTTGAGTATTTTTTTTAAAGAATCTTCTATTTCAGACATATAAAATAAATTTTTTAATTAATAATAACTTAATGCTTTCAAAAAATCATCTTTTGTTGGAGAATAAAAAACTAAAATTGGAAATCACAAACACTACATTTAGAAATCACAAACATATCACAAACAGACAAAAACCAAAACTTAACTAAAGTCAAAAAAGGTGATTTATTTTTTTTAAAAACATTTTCGTATAATCATTTCTGGGAGTTTCTACAAAACATAAAATTAGAATATCCGGAGAGGGTGGGATTCGAACCCACGAATAGTTACCTATTAAACGATTTCGAGTCGTTCGCTTTCGACCACTCAGCCACCTCTCCAGGCTTTATTGATTATCTACAAAATTGAATCAAAAAAATAAGGTCTATTTATTTATCTTAATTATTAATTCCAACCTGCATCTTTCATCAATTTTATTGCAAGAGAGTTATTAACCCCAAGATCGTATACTGTAACCTCGTCAGGAGTAAATTCTCCAAAATCTTTGACAATAGGGTTTTGATTAACCTCTTTTAATGGATGTTCAAAAGTAGGATCAGCTAATCCTTTACTACCTCCTGGAGATGCTAAATATTCAAGAAGCTTAATAGCTTCGGCTTTATTAGAGGCATATTTAGCAACGCCACCAGCGCTAATATTTACATGAGCAGGACTTGGTGTAAGTACTACTGTTTTTTTTGCATATAAAGCATCTCTTCTTCCATTAATCCCTGCCAACATCCTTGCTACATAATAATGATTAACTATTCCTATTCCGCACTTTTTCTTAGAAACTGCTCTGATTATTGAAATATCTCCTGGGAAGAAAGGTTGAGAAACATTAGATATCATCCCATTAAGCCAAGTTTTTGTTGCCTCTTGACCTTTATTAACAATTTGATTAGCTACCAATGATTGATTATATGGACTTTTTCTGTTCCTTAAACATACTTTACCTTTCAAGGATGGATCAGCTAGATCTGTATAGTCATTTATCTTACTCACATCTACAACTTTTGGATTAGCGACCATAACTCTTACTCTTCTAGTTAATGCATACCATTGCTTATCCTTATCTTTTAAACCATCTGGTACATCTTTTTCTAAGGATGAAGATTGAATACTCTGAAGTAATCCAGCTTTTGCAGCATTCGTGATTCTTGCAGCATCAACTAGCAATATTAAATCTGCTTGGGAATTCTTTCCCTCCCTTTTCAATCTTTCAATTAAAGAAATTCCTGCCGCTTCGATTAACCTAACTTTAATTCCTGTTTCTTCTGCAAATTTTTTGTATATAGCTCTATCAGTGTTGTAGTGTCTACCCGAATAAACTTTTACTTCTTTTTGTGTTGAATTAGATGGTAAATTAACATTTAATAAAAATGTAAATGTTAGTGCTGAGTAAAAAATTTTTTTTAGTTTTTGCACTTATTCAAATCAGTATCTATGGTTACTTTATACCCATCAAAAGTCTTCGGGCTTTAAAAGCGATCTTCTATACATAAAGATGTATCATTTTTTATATTGCATATGAATTATTTAACTCATCAGTTACTAAATGCTGAAGAAATAAATTTTATAAAAGAAAAATTAGGTCAAGAAATTGAAGGTTGGGAGGACGGTAAAAATACTGCAGGAAGCCATGCTTCTAAAGTAAAAAATAATTTGCAACTAAATAGAAAATCAGATATCTCTAAAGAATTATCATTGCTAATTAAAAAAAAGATTTTAGATGATAATTTAATCAAAAGTTTTACTTTGCCAAAACATATTCATGGAATCATGTTCACAAAATCCTTAAAAGGGATGAGCTATGGTCGTCATATAGATAATGCCTATATGTCATCAGGAAGGGCTGATTTATCATTCACAATTTTCCTTTCAGAAAAGAAACAATATGAAGGTGGTGAACTATTGATTGAGAATATGACTTCAGAAAGCAAATTTAAACTTAATAGAGGTGAAATTATAATTTATCCAAGCACAAATCTGCATTCCGTTAAAAGTGTTCTCAATGGAGAAAGAATAGTATGCGTTGGATGGATCGAAAGTTATGTAAAAAGTATTGAGGAGAGAGAATATTTATTTGATTTAGATGCAGGTGCGAGGAGTCTACTTGCAAAGCATGGCAGATCTGACGAGCTTGATCTTATTTTCAAATCATATTCAAATCTATTAAGAGTTATGGGTGATTAAATATAGATCATTTTATACAACAAAAAGAATAATAATTTGAAAATGGTTAACATATTAAAAAAGCAAATTATCTAATGCCAAAAAAAAGTTCAATTGCAATTTTTATTGCAGCAACAAGCGCACTAGCTATTTCAACTGCAGATACTAACCCAGTTAAATCAGGTGAAAATGATTTAGGAGGATTAAAAGAATGGAATACTGATATGCCTTTAGACGCAGATTTCAAACTAGATGCAGATGCAAAAAAAATAGCTGACGAAGCAGCAAAATCAAGTGCTTGTATTCCTATTGGAGAAGGGGAGAACTGCTGGTAATATTTTTAAATTAAATAAAACCAATTCTTAAATTTAAAATAAAAAAAAGCCGGTTAAGGCTTTTTTTATTTATTTAATTAGAAAAAAAAACGCTTATTAAGGCGTTTTTTAATCGGTAAAATTAAAACTTAAATGTAGTTTCAATTAGTGCACCAGTGAAGTCTTGACCAGTTGTACCGTTTCTATCAGATCCACCAAATATAGCAGGTGTGATTTCTATTGAATCATTAGGTCTGAATGAATAGTAAACTTCGTACGCGAATGGATCGGTATCGTTATCTTCATTTTTAGTAGGCTGTCCAAATGCAATACCAATTTTGTCATCTGCCTGGAAAATATCATTCCAATTTAAACCAACAAAATATGCATCAGAGTTTGATGTAGCATTTGTAGCATTTTCATAACTAGTAGTGTCATAACCAACAGAAATTGCTGGAGTAGCAGTACCTGTTTCTTCTGGTCTCCACCAGCCTCTTAAACCAACTGAAGTGAAGTTACCAAGAGTTTTACCTGACTTAGCAGTTCCACCATGGCCACTTGTGTGATAATAAGTATCACTCCAACCATTTGTTTTAACGTTTAGAAGAGCTGATACAGAATATCTATCCTTTGTATAACCAACTTGGGTAGCCCAACTTGTCTTTGTTTCGTCAGTAAGGAGACCTGAATTTACGTAAGATTTAGTCTTATCAGTACCACAAGGATCAAGAGTTTCGTAACAAGATGTATTTGATTTAGTACCTATGTTTGAACTAACTGCAAATCCATTGTCTGCTTTGTAAGCCCAACCAGCACCTGTATCTGTACTTGCACCATATGCTTCTCCATTACCGCCAAGAGTAAATTGCTTTGTTACTGGCTTATAGATGGAAGGTGTAGTTCCATGCATATAATAGTTTTCAATTTTTGGACCTACCCAAACTGTGTTTCTCTCACCGAGAGGGAATTCATACCAAATTTTGTCAACTTTTAAAGTATCACCATTCTTGTTAGCTGAACTTAAGTAGGTACCATAAGTTTTAGTTTTAGACCAGTCAGCATGATTACCTGTCTTGATTCTTACGTAAAGATTATCATCACCAGTAAAACTTGTATTTAGGTTCATGGTGTATGTATACATGGCCTGAATAGCTTCAGAAGCTGTTTCAGATGCTAAGTCATAGTCAACACCACCAAGTGTAAATACAGCCTTACCGTCTAAAGTTGTAGTTTCAGAGAAACTACCAGCCTCAAAATTGTTTTGTCTAGCTTCTAGACCATCTACACGTCCTTTAAGTGTCGCTAAATTTTCATTAACTTCGTTAACGAATGATTTGTTATCAATTCTTTTGGATTTAGATTCGCTACGACCGTAGCTACTCATGCCCTCAAGATTGATTGTATCGGAAGCTTGTGCTGCAATAGGGGAAATTAAACCAACTGCAGTACTAGCAACCAACAATTGTTGGAAGAGTTTCATTGTGCCTCACACTAAAATTACCCACAAGAATGGGTAACTATACTGTATCTGGTGTAACAAAAAACAAAAGAATAATTAGTTGCCTTTTGAAGTATCTTTTTATACAGGACATAAAGATTTAAAGGTTAATTATCTTTTATTTAATGGATACATCAATAGTTCTCTTTCTTCAATCCAAGATGATGCAACTTCTCTGGCTAATTTTCTAATCTTTTCAATATATTGAGCACGATCTGTAACTGAAATTACTCCTCTTGCATCAAGCAAATTAAATGTATGACTACATTTTAGAACAAAATCAAGGGCAGGGTAAGTTAATTTCTTTTCGATTAAATTATTTGCCTCATCCTGATAAATTTCAAATAATTTCCTAAGATTATCAGGATTAGATTCATTAAAATTATATGAGCATTGACTTTTTTCAAATTGAAGCCAAATATCACTATATTTCAAATTTTTGTTCCAATTTAAGTCCCAGATACTTTCCTTATCCTGCAAAAACGTTGCAATCCTCTCTAATCCATAAGTAATTTCAATTGGGATTGGATTACAATCTAATCCCCCGCATTGTTGGAAATAAGTAAATTGAGTAACTTCCATACCGTCCAACCAAACTTCCCAACCTACTCCCCAAGCTCCAAGAGTTGGTGACTCCCAATTATCTTCCACAAATCTTATGTCGTGATTTCTAGGATTAATTCCTAGAGATTCTAAAGATGTTAAATATTTTTCTTGAATCCCCTCTGGGGAAGGTTTAATTATTACTTGATATTGAAAGTAGTGCTGGGCCCTATTTGGATTATCTCCAAAACGTCCATCTGTGGGTCTTCTACATGGCTCTGAATATGCGACACTCCAAGGCTCTGGTCCAATTGCCCTTAAAAAAGTATGCGGATTCATTGTTCCAGCACCCTTTTCAGTATCATAAGGTTGCATTATTAAACATCCTTCCTCGGACCAAAATTTGTTTAAGTTTTGAATTATGTCCTGAAAAAACATCTAATTAAAAAGTTGAGAGATTTAAATCAATTCCATAAGCAATACTAACAAAGCTTCACACGAAGAAGAACAAAAATAAATTATTAAAATATTAATTGCTCTCAGAAAAGACATATTTTCAAATGTAAAAATAAGAAATTTTCAAACTAATAATCACAAAAGTAATTAACAACTCTAATTTCTGAAATGGTTCTCTAGTTAAAAAATTTATTGCCTTAAATATTTTAGATTTAAAAGTAAATTAAATATTAATTAGTTAAAGAAATCTAATGGCAATGGCCCAAAAGTACTGGCCTCTTTAGATTCATGGTCATACTGACAAGTTAACAAGATTCCTTCTCCAAGACCATTTTCAGATCTAATAAAAACATTCCCAGTTTTTTGATTACCTTTTAAAAAAACACTTCCATTAGCATTAAGGGATTCTAGATCCTTGAATTTAACAGAGGAATATTTTTTGGAAATTGATTTTAATGCCCCAATAGCATCAACATCAGAAGGTGCCATTATTCCTATTGTTATCCAATCAGCATCTATAATTTTGGCTTCAAGCTCTTCTAGTAATTGTTTGATTTGTACTTTACTTAATTGAGGAGCTGATCTGAGGCTGTTTAAATCAAATAAGTTATTTATTTCCATTTAGTGAATTCCTGAACAAAATAAATTGTTATCCAAATGTTCTACCATTCCATGCCCACATTGAAGCAGAGACATCCTCGAAAGAAATATAAATCTTATCTATTGGTATTCCCATTCTCTCATATACAAAATCGGAAATTGGCTTTGCCATATCTGAAGGACTTAAAGAACCTATTGACTTGATTTCTAGAAAGCAACAAGGGGCTTGATCATTAAAATACATTTCGCAATTATCATCTAATTTTGCCATGACAAATCTTTTTGATTTGTTAGTTAAAGATGAAACTAATGTTGAAATTTCTTCAAGTAATTTTTTCTTATCCCCTATTTTTGATGATGTTAAAATATTAATATAAGGCATTTTTATGCAGCCATATAATCTTTTTGGGAATCACTTTGTGAATAAATAGTTTTATTCTTTACCACTCTTTTTGATGATAGATATGCCATATCGTATGAACTTATTCCGTTTTTATAGGGATTGAAAAGAGCATTTCTGGATCTACCTTTTTTGCTCCTTTTAAATTTAATCATCTTTAATTAAATTATTAATTAATAATTTAACTTTTTCTGAATAGATGTCTAGTTTTTTTAATATTTTTAATTAATTTATATAGAAAATAGATTTTTAAAACACAACATGTATTCTTATTTATTAAATTCAATATACATTTACTTATTGTTTTGGAAGTTTTAAATAATTACCAGAGAAAAAAGCTTGATGAGAGTAATGATGAAGAATTTTATTCTGATCCAAAATTTGTCTATCATCTAGATTCAAACTTTAGACAATATCTATCAGGTGTTTATGAAAATGAAATCGCAGATTTTTCAACAGTACTTGATTTAATGTCCAGTTGGGATAGTTATTTGCCTAAAGGGAAAAAATATAAAAAAGTTATTGGGCATGGATTAAACAAACAAGAACTTGAAAAAAACAAGATTTTTGATTCTTATTGGATACAAAATTTCAATTTAAATCAAGAAATTCCTCTTGATAATGAAAGTGTGGATTATTGCTTGATGGTGGCAGCATGGCAATATTTACAATATCCAGAAAATTTAACCAAAGAAATCTTGAGAATTTTGAGTGATCAAGGCAAAATTATAATTGCTTTTTCAAATAGAGCATTTTGGCATAAAGCTCCTTACATATGGACTTCATCTACTGAAGAAGAGAGAGTCAAATATGTTAGAAAAGTATTAATATCAAATGGATTTAATGAGCCAAGAATTATTAAAAAGTTTAATGAACCAGCTCTTAACATCTTTAATTTTTTAAATAAAGACCCATTTTATTGTTTAATTGCGACTAAAAATAAATAATTCTCTTATTACATTGAGGAACAAGCCATAAAATCTAATAAATATAATCCATAGCCATACTTTTAAATTTTTACTACTATTGGATAGTTAAAATTTATAATAATGGGTTCTAAAAGAGAAAAATATCCTGAAAAATGTCCTTGGGATCTTGGACCTAATCAACATTTAGCCAAAGAAGAGAACTGGACTTTAAGATTAGGCGAAGCAAATGTATGCTTTAGCAAAAACAAGCTTGATAATAATTATTTTCATGTAATTAGTAATGAAAATGAAGAACAAATTTTAGCTTTCAGAGCAAGAATCCTATATCAAAAACTACTTGATAAAGGTTTCAGATTGGTTGAATAAAAAATTAGTTCAATAAACATATATCCTCGAAAACAAATTTTTGTATTTCTTCTTCTTGATTTTGGTTTAAGTATTTTATTGTTCTTGAATTTAAAATCCAATAATCCTCATTATCTATATTTATAAATTCATCTTTATATTCCAAATTCAAAGAATTTGGTTTGAGAGTGTTTGGATCAATTTGTTGACTTGTATATCTTTTACTTAGAAAGCCACTTTCTGTATCAATGAATTCATCAACAAAAATTTCAATTATAGTTCCATGAATTTTTCTATAGACCATATTAATATAATTATTTTTAACTCTATATTTATCACCTTCGTTCTTGCCAGTTACACTCATTTCAATACCGCTTTCAGAACTTTTTACTAAATTAAAATTATTCTCTGAATGCACAGATTGAAATTTTCTCTTTACCCGATGTATACATACTTCAAATAATTGAGAGGCAATACTTTTTACAATTTTTTCATCATCTATTTTTTGAATATGTGGTTTAAAATCTTTACCTAATACAAACTCACCCTCATTAATACTACTATTTTTTGAAAAAATACATTTACCTTTATAACCATTAAATTCATTCTTCCAGGTATACCTATTTTCATAAGCCTCTCTAAAAATCTCCTTACAATTAATTTCTTTTAGATTCTCCATTAATTTTTAAACTCATAAAAATAATTCTACAAAAAAACCTCTCTATTATAAGGAGAGGTTTTTTGATAAATTAAACTATTTTTGAGTAATTTTTGCGTTTTCCATATTGTCAAATGCTTG
Coding sequences within it:
- a CDS encoding rhomboid family intramembrane serine protease gives rise to the protein MPFNNSIFKYDWQFLVTGFFLISVFIFTDLIGVIDKEYFYFVPRLISDQPHRIFTSILIHADLNHLLSNLGGIIITRYFLMRLGIKSRFFYLKFILICSFLNFFIIWFYEKILSYFNIYPNYAALGFSGIIYAFFGFLLLTSFYGKSYFLGKEIGFKSNYEVQKMSKTICLIGLIFSFLPGVSLLGHLSGFITGCFLFLI
- a CDS encoding extracellular solute-binding protein; the protein is MQKLKKIFYSALTFTFLLNVNLPSNSTQKEVKVYSGRHYNTDRAIYKKFAEETGIKVRLIEAAGISLIERLKREGKNSQADLILLVDAARITNAAKAGLLQSIQSSSLEKDVPDGLKDKDKQWYALTRRVRVMVANPKVVDVSKINDYTDLADPSLKGKVCLRNRKSPYNQSLVANQIVNKGQEATKTWLNGMISNVSQPFFPGDISIIRAVSKKKCGIGIVNHYYVARMLAGINGRRDALYAKKTVVLTPSPAHVNISAGGVAKYASNKAEAIKLLEYLASPGGSKGLADPTFEHPLKEVNQNPIVKDFGEFTPDEVTVYDLGVNNSLAIKLMKDAGWN
- a CDS encoding Fe2+-dependent dioxygenase, giving the protein MNYLTHQLLNAEEINFIKEKLGQEIEGWEDGKNTAGSHASKVKNNLQLNRKSDISKELSLLIKKKILDDNLIKSFTLPKHIHGIMFTKSLKGMSYGRHIDNAYMSSGRADLSFTIFLSEKKQYEGGELLIENMTSESKFKLNRGEIIIYPSTNLHSVKSVLNGERIVCVGWIESYVKSIEEREYLFDLDAGARSLLAKHGRSDELDLIFKSYSNLLRVMGD
- a CDS encoding iron uptake porin; translation: MKLFQQLLVASTAVGLISPIAAQASDTINLEGMSSYGRSESKSKRIDNKSFVNEVNENLATLKGRVDGLEARQNNFEAGSFSETTTLDGKAVFTLGGVDYDLASETASEAIQAMYTYTMNLNTSFTGDDNLYVRIKTGNHADWSKTKTYGTYLSSANKNGDTLKVDKIWYEFPLGERNTVWVGPKIENYYMHGTTPSIYKPVTKQFTLGGNGEAYGASTDTGAGWAYKADNGFAVSSNIGTKSNTSCYETLDPCGTDKTKSYVNSGLLTDETKTSWATQVGYTKDRYSVSALLNVKTNGWSDTYYHTSGHGGTAKSGKTLGNFTSVGLRGWWRPEETGTATPAISVGYDTTSYENATNATSNSDAYFVGLNWNDIFQADDKIGIAFGQPTKNEDNDTDPFAYEVYYSFRPNDSIEITPAIFGGSDRNGTTGQDFTGALIETTFKF
- the glyQ gene encoding glycine--tRNA ligase subunit alpha, encoding MFFQDIIQNLNKFWSEEGCLIMQPYDTEKGAGTMNPHTFLRAIGPEPWSVAYSEPCRRPTDGRFGDNPNRAQHYFQYQVIIKPSPEGIQEKYLTSLESLGINPRNHDIRFVEDNWESPTLGAWGVGWEVWLDGMEVTQFTYFQQCGGLDCNPIPIEITYGLERIATFLQDKESIWDLNWNKNLKYSDIWLQFEKSQCSYNFNESNPDNLRKLFEIYQDEANNLIEKKLTYPALDFVLKCSHTFNLLDARGVISVTDRAQYIEKIRKLAREVASSWIEERELLMYPLNKR
- a CDS encoding DUF1824 family protein; the encoded protein is MEINNLFDLNSLRSAPQLSKVQIKQLLEELEAKIIDADWITIGIMAPSDVDAIGALKSISKKYSSVKFKDLESLNANGSVFLKGNQKTGNVFIRSENGLGEGILLTCQYDHESKEASTFGPLPLDFFN
- a CDS encoding phenylpyruvate tautomerase MIF-related protein codes for the protein MPYINILTSSKIGDKKKLLEEISTLVSSLTNKSKRFVMAKLDDNCEMYFNDQAPCCFLEIKSIGSLSPSDMAKPISDFVYERMGIPIDKIYISFEDVSASMWAWNGRTFG